From Nycticebus coucang isolate mNycCou1 chromosome 6, mNycCou1.pri, whole genome shotgun sequence, the proteins below share one genomic window:
- the LOC128587955 gene encoding cholesterol side-chain cleavage enzyme, mitochondrial, whose protein sequence is MLANGLPLRSILVKGCQPFLSAPCQRPGNPSVPTGKGASISTRSPRPFSEIPSPGDNGWINLYRFWRDKGMHTLHYHHVRNFQKYGPIFREKLGPIESVFIIDPEDVALLFKSEGPRPERYLIPPWVAYHEYYQRPVGVLLKKSEAWKRDRVALNQEVMAPETIKNFLPLMDTVSQDFVRVLNRRIKQQGFEKFSGDISDDLFRFAFENITNVMFGERLGMLEEIVDPEAQRFIDAVYKMFHTSVPMLNIPPELFRLFRTKTWRDHTDAWDVIFSKADKYTQNFYWDVRKKRDLSNSYPGILYRLLGNSTLPFEDIKANITEMLAGGVDTTSITLQWHLYEMGRNLKVQNMLRAEVLAARRQAQGDLVQMLQLVPLLKASIKETLRLHPISVTLQRYIANDLVLQDYMIPAKTLVQVSNYALGREPKFFHNPENFDPTRWLSKDKNITHFRNLGFGWGVRQCLGRRIAEVEMTTFLIHMLENFRIEVQNLSDVGTTFNLILMPDNPIIFTFRPFTQDPSQA, encoded by the exons ATGCTGGCCAACGGGCTTCCCCTACGCTCCATCCTTGTTAAAGGCTGCCAGCCCTTCCTGAGTGCCCCCTGTCAGCGCCCCGGGAATCCCAGCGTGCCCACTGGCAAGGGAGCTAGCATCTCCACCCGAAGTCCTCGCCCCTTCAGTGAGATCCCTTCTCCTGGTGACAATGGCTGGATAAACCTGTACCGTTTCTGGAGGGACAAGGGCATGCACACACTCCACTATCACCACGTCCGGAATTTCCAGAAATATGGTCCCATTTTCAG GGAGAAGCTCGGCCCCATTGAATCAGTTTTTATCATCGACCCGGAGGATGTGGCTCTTCTGTTTAAGTCTGAGGGTCCCAGACCAGAGCGGTATCTCATCCCCCCCTGGGTCGCCTATCATGAGTATTACCAGAGACCAGTGGGAGTCCTGCTTAA GAAGTCAGAAGCCTGGAAGAGAGACCGGGTGGCCCTGAACCAGGAGGTGATGGCTCCAGAGACCATCAAAAACTTTCTGCCTCTGATGGATACAGTGTCTCAGGATTTCGTCCGTGTCCTGAACAGGCGCATCAAGCAGCAGGGCTTTGAGAAGTTCTCAGGGGACATCAGTGATGACCTGTTCCGCTTTGCGTTTGAGA ACATCACCAATGTCATGTTTGGGGAGCGCCTGGGGATGCTGGAGGAGATTGTGGACCCCGAGGCCCAGCGGTTCATTGACGCTGTGTACAAGATGTTCCACACCAGCGTCCCCATGCTCAACATCCCCCCAGAACTGTTCCGTCTGTTTAGGACCAAGACCTGGAGGGACCACACGGATGCATGGGATGTGATTTTTAGTAAAG CTGACAAGTACACCCAGAACTTCTACTGGGACgtgagaaaaaaaagagacctCAGCAACAGTTACCCTGGCATCCTCTACCGACTCCTGGGAAACAGCACGCTGCCCTTTGAGGACATCAAGGCCAACATTACTGAGATGCTGGCAGGAGGTGTGGACACG ACATCGATAACCCTGCAGTGGCACTTGTACGAGATGGGACGCAACCTCAAGGTGCAGAATATGCTGCGGGCCGAGGTCCTGGCTGCCCGGCGCCAGGCACAGGGAGACCTGGTCCAGATGCTGCAGTTGGTCCCACTCCTCAAAGCCAGCATAAAAGAGACACTGAG ACTCCACCCCATCTCGGTGACCCTTCAGAGGTATATTGCAAACGACTTGGTTCTTCAAGATTACATGATTCCCGCCAAG ACCTTGGTGCAGGTGTCTAACTACGCCTTGGGCCGAGAACCCAAATTCTTCCACAACCCAGAGAACTTTGACCCAACCCGTTGGCTGAGCAAAGATAAGAACATCACCCACTTCCGGAACCTGGGCTTTGGGTGGGGTGTGCGGCAGTGTCTGGGCAGGCGGATCGCCGAGGTTGAGATGACCACCTTCCTTATCCAT ATGCTGGAGAACTTTAGAATTGAAGTCCAAAATCTCAGTGATGTGGGCACCACGTTCAACCTCATCCTGATGCCTGATAACCCCATCATCTTCACCTTCCGGCCCTTCACCCAGGACCCAAGCCAGGCGTGA